The Niabella beijingensis genomic interval ATCCACGCCTGTTTTATTCTTCCGTGCAGCGATCAGGGCTGCTTCATTACAAACATTGGCAATGTCTGCACCCGCAAAACCGGGTGTCTGCTCCGCCAGTTTGTGAATATCCAGTGATTCGGAGGTTTTGATCTCTTTCAGGTGCACTTTAAAAATGGCTTCGCGTCCCGCAAGGTCCGGCTGGTCGATGGTGATCTGCCGGTCGAAACGGCCGGGGCGCAGCAATGCAGAGTCCAGTACATCCGGGCGGTTGGTAGCAGCCAGTACAATGATACCGGTGTCGGTGCCGAAACCATCCATTTCTACCAGCATCTGGTTCAGCGTGCTTTCGCGTTCGTCATTGCTCATCATGGCATTCTTACCACGGGCACGGCCGATGGCATCGATCTCATCGATAAAGATGATACAGGGTGCTTTCTCGCGTGCCTGTTTGAAGAGGTCCCGCACGCGGCTTGCTCCAACACCCACGAACATCTCCACAAAGTCAGATCCGCTGAGGCTGAAGAAAGGAACCTGTGCTTCACCTGCCATGGCTTTTGCCAGCAATGTCTTACCGGTTCCCGGAGGCCCTACCAGCAAGGCTCCTTTTGGTATCTTACCGCCAAGGCTGGTGTATTTTTTGGGATTCCGCAGAAAGTCGACGATCTCCATTACCTCCACCTTTGCTTCATCCAGTCCGGCCACATCCGCAAATGTGATGTTGACACGGGTGCCTTTATCAAAAAGGGTGGCCTTGGATTTTCCGATATTGAATATTCCACCAGGGCCGGCACCACCACCGGCGCCACCGCCCATTTTACGCATCATTAAGATCCAGACACCGATCAGCAAAAGGAACGGGAGGATAAAACTGATGGAGCGGCCGATAAAGTCGCTGTCATTGGTTACGGTTTTTGGAGGTTGTGCTGTCTGAGGATGCTCTTTGTAAAAGTCTTTCATCTGGTCGACAAACTTGTCCCCGCTGGTAATTTCAAAAAACATCTGAGGATCGTTATTGGCCGGTATCAGCGTATTGCCGCTTTTCCCTTTGCCGGCCTCCTGATATTTGGAAAGACTGTCTTTTTTTATCCAGACTCTTACTACACTCCGGTTATTTACGATCGCATATTTATCCACATCGCCTTTTTGAACCATGGCCTGGAAAACATCGATACTGATCTCTTTGCTGGAAGACCCGAACGGATTCAGGAACTGCAGGGCCAGCATGATAGCCAGAATGATAATAAATGCCCAATAGCTGCCAAACTTTACCTTTTTGGGTTCATTACCGCCGCCATTACCGGAAGGCTTTGGCGAGAACGGGTTATTCCGCTGTTTTTCTTGTCTGTTATAATTATTTTGAGACATGTTCTGTAATTATGATACTATAAGGCAATTTTTATTGAAATGTTTATGAGATGTATTACTATTTTTTCTTAAATATCCTTTTCATTATGTGCTTTGATGCTGGCGTCACTCCACATTTCTTCCAGGCTGTAGAATTTACGCTGCTCCGGCAGCATGATATGTACCACGATGTTTACATAGTCCATCAATACCCATTGCAGGGTCTGGGTACCTTCTCGCTGGTACACATTTTCGCCTGTGGCTTCTTTTACCCGGTATTCGATATTATCGGCTACAGACTTTACCTGTGGAGAACTGGAAACTTCACATATGATGAAAAAATCGGATACGGCTTCAGGGATCTGCCTCAGATCAAGGGAAACGATGTTTTCCCCTTTTTTTTCCCTGATTGCGGAAATAATAGTCTTGAAAAGTTTAGAATTTCTTGTAAGCCTGGCTGTACCTGAAATTTTACGTTTCGTTAGCGATGCTAAGGGTTCCAAATAGAAGAATTTATATTTTTTTAACGGCAACAAGCCCTCAAAAAGGGCACATTTCCTAAACTTGTTTTACTTTGTTCAAAAATAGCAAATATTGACTCAAAAAAAGGCAGCCGCCGGCCAAATTCCTGCCATTGTTGAACTATTGCAGGTAGACAGTACCAATAACTATGCCCTTAGCCGGATACGTGAAGGTTTGGCATATCATGGCATGGGCATTTTTGCCCACGAGCAGCTCGCCGGCAAAGGACAACGGGGAAAGAAATGGCTCTCCCTGCCTGATCAGAATATCTATTTGAGCCTGATTATAGGCCCAAACCCCTTGATTTTAACTGATTTATTTGTGCTGAGTGCACTTGTTGCGGTGGAAACCAGGAAGTTTCTGGCAGAAAAAGTGCCGGGCAACTGGTTTATAAAATGGCCCAATGATATTTATTTTCAGGACAGAAAGGCAGTGGGAATGCTGATTGAGAACATCATTAACGGACAGAACTGGAAGTGGGCGGTGGCGGGCATTGGCGTAAATGTGAACCAGGACCGCTTCCCTGAAGACCTGAAACGGGCCGTTTCGCTAAAAATGATAAGCGGAGAAAATTACGATTGCCTGGTACTGGCCACCGAACTGGCAGGGCGGATCTTCAATGCCCTGGCGGCACTGAAATCGGATGTTGAGCGATCCGTCAGGGAAAACCTGGAAGAATACAATGCCCATCTTTTTATGAAAGATGAGGAAATAAATTTTGAAGAAAATGAGGCGGTAAGAACCGGCAGGGTACTTGAAGTGACCAGAGAGGGGCAGCTGGTTGTCCAGACAGAAAAAAGAAATTATTTCGATTTTGGAGAAATTAAATGGATCGTTTAGCTTAGCAATACAAAGACAGCTTAGCTGCTTTTAAACTAAAACACTCCGGCTATGATCATCT includes:
- a CDS encoding biotin--[acetyl-CoA-carboxylase] ligase gives rise to the protein MTQKKAAAGQIPAIVELLQVDSTNNYALSRIREGLAYHGMGIFAHEQLAGKGQRGKKWLSLPDQNIYLSLIIGPNPLILTDLFVLSALVAVETRKFLAEKVPGNWFIKWPNDIYFQDRKAVGMLIENIINGQNWKWAVAGIGVNVNQDRFPEDLKRAVSLKMISGENYDCLVLATELAGRIFNALAALKSDVERSVRENLEEYNAHLFMKDEEINFEENEAVRTGRVLEVTREGQLVVQTEKRNYFDFGEIKWIV
- the ftsH gene encoding ATP-dependent zinc metalloprotease FtsH produces the protein MSQNNYNRQEKQRNNPFSPKPSGNGGGNEPKKVKFGSYWAFIIILAIMLALQFLNPFGSSSKEISIDVFQAMVQKGDVDKYAIVNNRSVVRVWIKKDSLSKYQEAGKGKSGNTLIPANNDPQMFFEITSGDKFVDQMKDFYKEHPQTAQPPKTVTNDSDFIGRSISFILPFLLLIGVWILMMRKMGGGAGGGAGPGGIFNIGKSKATLFDKGTRVNITFADVAGLDEAKVEVMEIVDFLRNPKKYTSLGGKIPKGALLVGPPGTGKTLLAKAMAGEAQVPFFSLSGSDFVEMFVGVGASRVRDLFKQAREKAPCIIFIDEIDAIGRARGKNAMMSNDERESTLNQMLVEMDGFGTDTGIIVLAATNRPDVLDSALLRPGRFDRQITIDQPDLAGREAIFKVHLKEIKTSESLDIHKLAEQTPGFAGADIANVCNEAALIAARKNKTGVDMADFQDAIDRVIGGLEKKNKIIAPHEKEVIAYHEAGHAVAGWFLEHAYPLLKVTIVPRGTAALGYAQYTPKEQYLYRTEDLIHRMCMALGGRVSEQIFFGKISTGAGSDLENVTQIAYSMVTVYGMSKKVGNVSFYNPHQDTSFTKPYSEETSKLIDEEVRAIIAECYDKTVALLTEKKEQVEIIAKALLEKEVLFQADVETLIGKRPFEEKKLLADEPPVVPIEPVPGGVPPTNPNPTAN
- the rsfS gene encoding ribosome silencing factor, giving the protein MEPLASLTKRKISGTARLTRNSKLFKTIISAIREKKGENIVSLDLRQIPEAVSDFFIICEVSSSPQVKSVADNIEYRVKEATGENVYQREGTQTLQWVLMDYVNIVVHIMLPEQRKFYSLEEMWSDASIKAHNEKDI